The following coding sequences lie in one Saccopteryx bilineata isolate mSacBil1 chromosome 5, mSacBil1_pri_phased_curated, whole genome shotgun sequence genomic window:
- the AKR1E2 gene encoding 1,5-anhydro-D-fructose reductase translates to MTPIPHSEESDQLLPVQRCVLDCLPAPRGFQTAVEDSNPIMIVFLFCLQILQFLVWPLPIFASFLPANREGEDLMDNPVIQTIRRKHQKSQDLIRFQIQKNVIVIPKSLTLTWILEDFQEGVFLL, encoded by the exons ATGACACCCATACCTCACTCAGAAGAATCTGATCAGCTTCTGCCAGTCCAGAGGTGTGTCCTTGACTGCTTACCAGCCCCTCGGGGGTTCCAG ACAGCAGTTGAAGATAGCAATCCGATTATGATTGTGTTCCTCTTCTGTCTACAAATCCTTCAATTCTTGGTCTGGCCTCTGCCTATTTTTGCCTCATTTCTTCCTGCCAACAG AGAGGGCGAGGACCTAATGGACAACCCTGTGATCCAGACCATCAGACGGAAGCACCAGAAATCCCAG GATTTGATCCGGTTTCAGATCCAGAAGAATGTGATCGTCATCCCCAAATCTCTCACCTTAACATGGATTCTTGAGGATTTCCAAGAAGGTGTTTTCCTTCTCTGA